DNA from Fusarium musae strain F31 chromosome 7, whole genome shotgun sequence:
AGGAAGGGTCATGGCTCTAGATAAATAATGCAAGAGTGGTTTAAATGAGCCATTTACTCTCAGCGAGATCTATTTACCTCTCTCTTACATACCGGCTACACTAAAGTAATTGAGTATTCATCTCCCTGGGAGGCTCTTTCTTGACGTCTTGATTGAAGTCGCGGAGCTCGCAGGGCCCTCTCAATTCCCATTCTTCCACGTCGGGCCACGTCTGGGTCGATTTGAACGGCCGAAGGACTCGATATACAGAAAGACCACCATCGGTTGCGAATACCGCGTCTTGTGTAGAGCATTCGAAATTGGCCAGGCTGAAACGGCCGTCGGCCAGGGTGAACAAGGATTGAGCGTGACCTGCATGAAATGTGTCGCTTGGCTGGTACGTCCATATATCTCACGCATCATGCTAACTTGATGTCCTTTCTCTTGGTTGTCGCTTTGGTTGATGCAAATAGAATCTGCCCAGACTGTGCGCGGAGTTGCCTTGCGTCTTAATCGGCGAGGGAACCAAGCCAGATCTGACGGAACAGAGATGGTATGATCATCGACTATGACGGTGTCTCAAAGTTCATTCCAGCGGTATGACAGCGCTTCAAAGCAGGGAAGTTCGTCATCGAGTGAGACTGTCTTTAAGACACACCTGAGTCGCTCACGAAACACGCCTGGTTGGATCACGAGAAGGCGGATCTCTCTGGCTGCGAGGGGCTTGTATAATGGCGTCAACCCTGGATCGAGCAGCAAAGACTCCTGACTCGGACTTTTCGATGCTATTATGCAAAATTAAAGGAGTGTTTATAGATGAAAAATACACAATAGCGAATATATAGACTGAGGCTATGCAAGACTTCTAAAGCGGGGTATCAATCTCAAAGTAGCCCTGGTAGCTTTATAACTAAATTTCAGGATGTAGGAAGTTTAAGTCTAAACAAGCAGTGGTTTATTATTCCCAGAAACAggttataatttaactaattagttaacTAACtagattaatttaaatattgtAAAAGTGTCTTTAATTAgtttagtttattataataacttaaattaaattaattatacttaaattataattctttatattctttaaaagaaatatatattgatagtaataaaataaacttaattagaCTTTGTTTTTAAAAGGTTTTACAATTAGCTCTAGATTTAAACTTAAATGcctaaatatatattctttaaatatccAGCCTTAGCACCAGGCACTAGACAAAACATTACAAGAGTTTATTCAAGCGCGTCATTTCTTCCAAGCGAGATCCTGACCTCCTCTGTTGGTATATACCAAGACGCTAGACAGGATGTTACGTAGGCGTATGGGGTAGCCTCCACCACTGAGCGGCGAGCTCGGGTCGTTCGGCATAGCCAAGAAAGGATCATGGCACCAGGCGCATATAATTGGACAGTCACGATTTTATAATTTCCTGGTTATTGCCATTGTCTGCTGTGATGCGTCGGAGGATGCTGACGCCAAGTATGAACCGTCACTGTATCAGGTGCCAAGATGTGCGGAGATTTGTTCCTGCTGTGGCGATGCAGGACTTGAGATGAATGTGATGAATTTAGATATGAGGGACTTCCCCTGAATGTCACTGGGCATTTGTTAATGTCTCTTGTAACTTACAACATGAACGTTCTGCGCCAAATGCTTCCCCAGATATGGCCTCAAGGCTACAAACGGGTTGATTCCAGCAGCAGTCTCGGAGATGCTGTTACACCCGAGAAAAACCCTCCCGGTCTAAAGCTCTTTGCAAAACGACTCCTCCGTCTCCCCCTCAAGACAATAACAATCCTCATCGCTGCCCTCTTCATTTTCCCAGGCTTACTAGCCCTCACCTCTCTCAAGGTAAgccgagaaaagaaaaccccCCCAACGCCGATGCTAACGTACCCAGGGCCGCGCATTCTTGGCCGGAGAGATTGCGACCGGCCAAGCCTATGACACGTACTCTCAGGCCGACATTGCCAAGCTTCCTTCAAAGGATCGACGGCTTAGTATAGTCCTCCCTGCCAATAACCCCGACCACGATTTATGCAAAGTCATCACGAGTGCGTTGGCATTGGGATATCCGGCTCCGATTGTTGTGAACTGGGGTAAGACGTATGATAAGTCCAAGGGCTGGAAGGGAGGGTCTCATCTGGCCAAGATTACGGGTACTCTTGAGTATCTCGATAGCGTTTCGAAACCGGATACTCCGGACGAGAATAGACTCGAGGAGAATGATCTCGTTGTGTTGACGGATTCTTATGACGTTTGGTTCCAACTTCCGCCCGAGATCCTCCTCAAGCGATACCACGAAGCAAACCGTCAAGCCAATCAACGACTGGCGTCACAATGGAACGGTCGCGGAGAATCCCCAATGGAACAAACCATCATCATATCAGTCCAAAAGAAATGCTTCCCTCCTCCGTCATCAGGCTCAGTCCTCCACTGCGACCAACTCCCCGAAAGCCCAGCTCGCAAAGATCTCTACGGACCGAATACCGACCAAGACCCTGAAGTGTTTCACGATGTACGACCGAAATATCTTAATAGCGGGAGCATGATTGGTCCAGTCGGCGACATGAGAAAATACTTTCGTCGCGTACAAGAGCGAATGCAGAGAGGTTTGGTCAATGGCCAAGACTTGTACAGCGATCAAGGAATATTCGGCGAGGTCTTTGCGGAACAAGAAATCTGGCGTCGCTGGCTTCACAAGAATATTGTGTCTCGGAAGGGCAACAGCTTCGATGTTATGCATAGCGATTTCGAGTATCATGTTGGTCTGGACTATACCCAGAATCTGTTCATACCGACTGTTTTTGAGGAGCAAGATGGGGATATCATTGCGCTGAATAACGAGACTGGTATTGCCGAAAGGTCAGAGTCCCTTGGGATTGAGACGAGGTTAGATGGCGTGCCAGAAGATATCCGATTCTCTACAAACCCACTGAACATGCACGTTCTTCATGATCCAGTAGAATGGGGAGATATGCCCGTATATGCCGATTTCTACTCCACTGCCATTCCCGTCGTCGTCCATCACAATGCTCATAAGGATGGAGCAAAGAAACGTCGCTATCTCTGGTGGGACCGCATCTGGTTCTTCCCGTATCTTCGCCAACTCATCAAGGCTCAATTAGCGATCGTCGAAGCAGAGCCATTACTGGAGATTGCCATCAATGGGGAGCGGTTGGTGTATTGGGAGTCGCGATCGAATATCACTCAGAAGAAGCCGAAAACCTTCATCGTCGACTCGGGGAAGGTCAGTATCGTCGAGCGGGAGTTTGGGTACGTTTGCCGTGGAAAGACGGAaaaggcggaggcggagaagCCGTGGTATGATGAAGTATTTCGGGATGGGAACGGAGACCTAGAGATCTAGGGCCTGCTTCATGTGAAGAACCTAGTCGGTGTATCGGTTGTTATTTTgtgtcgaggttgagctgTTTCGTCTAGAATAGATATCGATGTATTCGTCGATCCGAAGGGTCTATTGAGCGAAGTGACCATGATATGAAGGCATCTTCTCGTAGCACCTCCAGTATAGTACGTAACCATGATTGGATAGCCACAAGAATGTCAGAAAGATGAGACGGGGGACGTCGACTTTATATAGCCCTCTCACGATACACTAGTCTTGGAACTAAGATAGTATGGACTGACATAAGGTTCGCCGAAACGCCTCACTAGGCATTCTATTATTCGTCAATGACGATTCACGGCACACGAGCACTGAGCTATTCCTAACTCAAGGCTTGCCAAGCGTTTACTAAGAATTAAGACGCCGCAAATTGCTAGTGGCATTCCGGTCTACTTCTACAATCTTGTCTATAGTTTAGCAGACCCCTCGTGGACCTGCACccaaagcttaatagcctcaACCAATCCCTGCACTTCCGCAACAGTGTTCCCTGCATGCACACAGATCCTCACCCTCTCACTGCCCTTTGGTACCGTCGGCGCCACGATAGGTCGAACCGTGAATCCTCTTTCCTGGCAGAATTGAGCTAGACTGCGTGGCTGGGAGGTGAAAACCGGTATAATTGGAGATCTGGGGGCTTCCTCTGCGCGAATTGATTGGCTCAGGGAGCATGCCTCCGCTAGTAACTTGTGTGTATAGCTCACCAGACTCCAGAGATGCTTCAGCCTCTCATCAGCCCTTCCGCTCTGGAGATACTGATAAGAGATACCGATACTCGCGAGACAGGAGAATGGCATTGCGGTCGTGTAGATGAGAGTTCGGGCGTAGTTTATGAGGTACTCTCGTGTCGTAGGGGAGCACAAAACGATAGCTGCATGGTTAGCTTTGTTTCTGCGCGGTTTGAGTTTACT
Protein-coding regions in this window:
- a CDS encoding hypothetical protein (EggNog:ENOG41), whose translation is MNVLRQMLPQIWPQGYKRVDSSSSLGDAVTPEKNPPGLKLFAKRLLRLPLKTITILIAALFIFPGLLALTSLKGRAFLAGEIATGQAYDTYSQADIAKLPSKDRRLSIVLPANNPDHDLCKVITSALALGYPAPIVVNWGKTYDKSKGWKGGSHLAKITGTLEYLDSVSKPDTPDENRLEENDLVVLTDSYDVWFQLPPEILLKRYHEANRQANQRLASQWNGRGESPMEQTIIISVQKKCFPPPSSGSVLHCDQLPESPARKDLYGPNTDQDPEVFHDVRPKYLNSGSMIGPVGDMRKYFRRVQERMQRGLVNGQDLYSDQGIFGEVFAEQEIWRRWLHKNIVSRKGNSFDVMHSDFEYHVGLDYTQNLFIPTVFEEQDGDIIALNNETGIAERSESLGIETRLDGVPEDIRFSTNPLNMHVLHDPVEWGDMPVYADFYSTAIPVVVHHNAHKDGAKKRRYLWWDRIWFFPYLRQLIKAQLAIVEAEPLLEIAINGERLVYWESRSNITQKKPKTFIVDSGKVSIVEREFGYVCRGKTEKAEAEKPWYDEVFRDGNGDLEI